A single genomic interval of Scatophagus argus isolate fScaArg1 chromosome 22, fScaArg1.pri, whole genome shotgun sequence harbors:
- the cwf19l1 gene encoding CWF19-like protein 1: MGEQPVRVLACGDVEGRLTALFSRVQTIQKKAGQFDLLLCVGEFFGTTPEAEAEWQQYKTGAKKAPIHTYILGAASQETVKYFPSADGCELAENITYLGRRGVFSGASGLQIAYVSGQEALQEPAPAHCFTFKDLSALVAPLTSSSKFRGVDILLTSQWPRGVWRYGNNPEVNTKSCGSSSIADLAEKLKPRYHFAALEGAHYERLPYRNHVVLQENAQHVSRFIALATVNNPAKKKYLYAFNIIPMKTMDPSELVKQPQDVTENPYRNSAKDKKDKQKTGFSTTEEQEPSTQFFFDLGRKQDRGPWGRGRKRHVEGEGRGRDQQHDGDRHHQGQPKQPRRPPQPSGPCWFCLASPQVEKHLVISIGAHCYLAMAKGGLTPHHMLILPIGHYQSVVDLSSEVVQEMEKYKSALRSFYKTKGERCVLFERNYRSQHLQLQVVPVPLDRCTTEDIKEAFMVQAQEQQMELMEIPQHTDLKQIAPPGTPYFYVELDSGEKLFYRIQKHFPLQFGREVLASEAILNIPTRADWKECKQSREEEEENCKQLRDDFQPYDFAWED, translated from the exons ATGGGAGAACAACCAGTCAGAGT CTTGGCCTGTGGGGATGTTGAAGGAAGACTGACAGCTCTGTTCAGTCGAGTCCAGACCATCCAGAAGAAGGCCGGACAGTTTGAT CTACTGCTGTGTGTTGGGGAGTTTTTTGGGACGACACCAGAGGCCGAAGCAGAGTGGCAGCAGTACAAAACTGGAGCTAAGAAAG CTCCCATCCACACCTACATCCTCGGCGCAGCGAGTCAGGAGACGGTGAAGTATTTCCCCAGCGCTGATGGCTGTGAGCTGGCTGAAAACATCACGTATTTGG GTCGACGAGGTGTGTTCAGCGGCGCGTCAGGATTACAGATCGCCTACGTCAGCGGTCAGGAGGCCCTGCAGGAACCAGCCCCAGCTCACTGCTTCACGTTCAAAGATCTGTCGGCCCTCGTGGCTCCGCTGACCAGCAGCTCCAAGTTCAGAGGAGTCGACATCCTGCTGACGTCACAGTGGCCCCGAGGAGTTTGGCGCTATGGAAACAACCCG GAAGTAAACACAAAATCCTGTGGAAGCAGCTCCATTGCAGACCTcgctgagaagctgaaaccacgATACCACTTTGCTGCACTCGAGGGCGCTCACTATGAGAGACTCCCATACAG GAATCATGTTGTTCTCCAGGAGAATGCTCAGCATGTCAGCCGCTTCATCGCCCTGGCAACCGTCAACAACCCTGCCAAGAAGAAG TATTTGTACGCCTTCAACATAATCCCCATGAAGACCATGGATCCATCAGAGTTGGTGAAGCAGCCGCAGGATGTGACAGAAAACCCATATAGAAATTCTGCTAAAGACAAGAAAGACAAGCAAAAGACGGGGTTCAGCACTACAGAGGAGCAg GAGCCGTCCACTCAGTTCTTCTTTGACCTGGGCAGGAAGCAGGACCGGGGTCCTTGGGGCCGTGGCAGGAAGAGACATGTCGAGGGAGAAGGACGAGGACGAGACCAGCAGCATGACGGAGACAGGCATCATCAAGGGCAGCCTAAACAGCCCCGCAGACCCC CTCAGCCTTCTGGTCCCTGCTGGTTCTGTCTGGCCAGTCCTCAGGTGGAGAAACACCTCGTCATCAGCATAGGAGCACAC tgttaCCTGGCTATGGCTAAAGGTGGTCTGACTCCTCACCACATGCTGATCCTCCCCATCGGTCACTACCAGTCTGTGGTGGACCTGAGCTCAGAGGTGGTGCAGGAGATGGAGAAGTACAAGTCAGCCCTGAGGAGCTTCTACAAGACCAAAGGAGAGCGCTGTGTGCTGTTTGAGAGGAATTACAGAAGCCAGCACCTGCAGCTACAG GTCGTCCCGGTGCCTCTGGACCGCTGCACCACGGAGGACATCAAGGAGGCGTTCATGGTTCAGGCTCAGGAACAACAGATGGAGCTGATGGAGATTCCTCAACACACCGACCTCAAACAG ATTGCCCCTCCAGGGACTCCGTACTTCTACGTGGAGTTGGACTCGGGAGAGAAACTCTTCTACCGCATCCAGAAACATTTCCCTCTGCAGTTTGGAAG ggaggTTCTGGCCAGCGAAGCAATTCTTAATATCCCAACTCGAGCAGACTGGAAGGAGtgtaaacagagcagagaggaggaggaggagaactgTAAACAGCTGAGAGACGACTTCCAGCCATACGACTTTGCCTGGGaagactaa
- the LOC124053952 gene encoding arg8-vasotocin receptor-like produces the protein MLFPSDGPFNISCTNCTEELNSTQQPEAGAAAGLSGKRNDTDPFGRNEQVAKIEITVLSLAFLAAVVGNVSVLLAMSKNRRKPSRMHLFMKHLSLADLVVAFFQVLPQLCWEITFRFYGPDFLCRIVKHLQVLGMFASTYMMVMMTLDRYIAICHPLQTLQQPTQRAYMMIGSTWACSLVLSTPQYFIFSLSEVRPGSAVYDCWGHFVEPWGVRAYITWITAGIFLVPVAVLIFCYGFICRTIWRNLKYKTHRKSVGAVAEATKNGILGRNSVSSVSTISRAKLRTVKMTFVIVLAYVVCWAPFFTVQMWSVWDETFSWDDSENTTVTLSALLASLNSCCNPWIYMIFSGHLLSDFASSLPCCRSLRNKFVHRDSDSSIRRTTLLSRLHGPRLSEPFRDLNPTPKTCPQCPSTS, from the exons ATGCTGTTCCCGTCGGACGGCCCCTTCAACATCTCATGCACAAACTGCACCGAGGAGCTCAACTCGACGCAGCAGCCGGAGGCCGGAGCCGCTGCGGGCCTCAGCGGGAAGAGAAACGACACCGACCCGTTTGGACGCAACGAGCAGGTGGCCAAGATCGAGATCACCGTCCTGAGCCTCGCGTTTCTTGCGGCGGTGGTTGGGAATGTGAGCGTGCTGCTGGCCATGTCCAAAAACCGGCGGAAACCGTCGCGCATGCACCTGTTCATGAAGCACCTGAGCCTGGCGGATCTGGTGGTCGCGTTCTTCCAAGTGCTGCCGCAGCTCTGTTGGGAGATCACCTTCCGTTTCTACGGACCGGACTTTCTGTGCCGCATCGTGAAACACCTGCAGGTGCTGGGCATGTTCGCCTCCACCTacatgatggtgatgatgaccCTGGACCGCTACATCGCCATCTGCCACCCGCTGCAGACGCTCCAGCAGCCAACGCAGCGCGCATACATGATGATCGGCTCCACCTGGGCGTGCAGCCTGGTCCTCAGCACCCCGCAGTACTTCATCTTCTCCCTGAGCGAGGTGCGTCCCGGCTCGGCCGTGTACGACTGCTGGGGACACTTCGTGGAGCCGTGGGGGGTGCGCGCCTACATCACCTGGATCACGGCCGGGATCTTCCTCGTGCCCGTGGCCGTGCTCATCTTCTGCTACGGATTCATCTGCCGCACAATCTGGAGGAACCTCAAGTACAAGACCCACCGGAAGAGCGTCGGCGCCGTGGCCGAGGCCACTAAGAACGGGATCCTGGGCAGGAACTCGGTGAGCAGCGTCAGCACCATCTCCCGTGCCAAATTACGCACGGTGAAGATGACTTTCGTGATCGTGCTGGCGTACGTGGTGTGCTGGGCGCCTTTCTTCACCGTGCAGATGTGGTCCGTGTGGGACGAGACCTTCTCCTGGGACG ACTCTGAGAACACCACCGTCACGTTGTCCGCCCTGCTGGCCAGTCTCAACAGCTGCTGCAACCCCTGGATCTACATGATCTTCAGCGGACACCTCCTCTCCGACTTTGCCAGCAGCCTGCCGTGTTGCCGCTCGCTGAGGAACAAGTTTGTCCACCGGGATTCGGACAGCAGCATCCGCCGGACCACGCTGCTGTCCCGCCTGCACGGCCCACGCCTCTCAGAGCCGTTCAGAGACCTGAACCCCACCCCCAAAACCTGTCCGCAGTGCCCATCTACATCCTGA